A DNA window from Lagenorhynchus albirostris chromosome 5, mLagAlb1.1, whole genome shotgun sequence contains the following coding sequences:
- the LOC132520421 gene encoding LOW QUALITY PROTEIN: proline-rich protein 13-like (The sequence of the model RefSeq protein was modified relative to this genomic sequence to represent the inferred CDS: inserted 2 bases in 1 codon), whose amino-acid sequence MGSRSPPKQWCRGDGTPGFLSFLPFPFLGWRKYLNIWNPNAGQPGPYPHTPNVGYPGGCNPAHPPPATPTFPPGPFPTPPGAPQGNPAFPPGGPCHPVPQPGYPGCQPSGPYPPPYPPPAPGMCPVNXLAPGMVGPGMVIDKKMQKKMKKAHKKKQKHHKHGKHSSSSSCSSSSDSD is encoded by the exons atgggcagcaggAGTCCGCCCAAGCAGTGGTGTAGAGGTGACGGGACGCCTGGattcctcagtttccttccttttccattcCTGGGCTGGAGGAAATACCTGAACATATGGAATCCCAATGCCGGGCAGCCAGGGCCATATCCACACACCCCCAACGTCGGGTACCCTGGAGGTTGCAATCCTGCCCATCCACCACCTGCCACCCCTACCTTTCCTCCAGGCCCCTTTCCCACTCCCCCAGGAGCACCCCAGGGGAATCCAGCCTTTCCCCCTGGTGGGCCCTGTCATCCTGTGCCACAACCAGGGTATCCAGGATGCCAACCCTCAGGTCCCTACCCCCCTCCATACCCACCACCTGCCCCTGGTATGTGTCCTGTGAA ATTGGCTCCTGGCATGGTTGGACCAGGAATGGTGATTGACAAGAAgatgcaaaagaaaatgaaaaaagctcataaaaagaagcagaaacacCACAAACATGGCAAgcattcctcctcctcctcctgctcttcCAGCAGTGACTCTGACTGA